AAAAGAAGGCACGAACACCTTGGCTCAGGGTATTGGTGAACTTCATACGGGAGCGAGCTCCCTTTCCAATGGTTTGTCCCAATTGGCGGCAGCAGGTACGAAGCTTGGAGACGGAGCAGCACAGGCTGAAGCTGGCGGTAAAAAGTTACAGGCTGGGATTCAATCCACTAAGGAAGGAGCCGCAAAATTGGATGCTGGACTGGCAGCAACCGAGGAAGGCAGTGCCAAGCTGACCGCTGGATTGCAGACTTCAGTCGGAGGCAGTGGCAAAGTAAGTGAAGGTGCCAAGGCCGTTGCGCAAGGTCTTGCTCAATTAGCTGAAGCCAGTCCGGAGCTCGCTGCTAACCCTGCTGTACAACAGTTGCTGGCAGCAAGCCAGGCTGTTGCCGCTGGTAGCGAACAGGTATATCAAGGTGGACAGCAATTGCTTGAAGGCAGCCAAAACCTGCAAGCTGCTCAACATCAGCTGCATCAAGGCAGCAGCCAGTTAGTGCAGGGTGAGCAGCAGCTTTTAGAAGGAGCAACACAATTGTCCGCTGGACAGGTGCAGCTTGCGACTGGCCTCCAGCAGTTCAACTCCAAGTTGTCTGAGGCTGCCGCTGGCGGAGCCAAACTTTCAGAGGGTTCGAGTCAATTAAACGCAGGTGCAGGGAAACTGGTTGATGGGTTGAACCAACTTTCAGACGGAATCACCACCATTGCCGATGGTTCCCGCAAGCTGGATAACGGCGCAGGAGATTTAAAAGAAGGTACCACCAAGTTGACCGACGGCTCTGGTGAGCTTGCCACCAAACTGAATGATGCCGCCGATCAAACGGGTAGTGTGAAAAAGACGGATGAACTTGTAACGATGTATGCAGAGCCTGTTCAGGTGGATGAACATAAACATAATGAAGTGCCCAACTATGGTACAGGATTCTCGCCATACTTCCTGTCATTGGGACTGTTTGTCGGGGCATTGATTGCAACGCTGGTTGTACCAACACGCAGCAGCTCGGTTACCGATGCGAGTGGTTGGAATCGTTTTGTGAGCAGAACGCTTGCTTTCACGATCATGAGTGCCGTGCAGTCCCTGCTTGCTTCCTGGCTTGTCTTGTCCGGCTTGGGCCTGGAAGTTCAAAGCGTGCCTTTGTTCCTTTTATTCAGTTTCGTTACCAGCCTGACCTTCATGTACATCATTCAGGCTCTCGTCACTTGGTTGGAGAATCCCGGCCGCTTCCTGGCGATCCTCATGTTAATCTTTCAACTGACCACCAGTGCAGGTACGTTCCCGTTGGAGCTCATTCCGAACTGGCTGAAAGGTTTCAACCCATGGCTGCCAATGACCTATTCGGTAACCGGGTATAAAGCGGTTATTTCAAGTGGACAGTTCGGTGTGGCATGGGATCAGATCGGAATTCTGTGCATCTTTGCGGTGATTGGTCTGGCGGCTACCTTTGCCTATTTCATGATGCATCGAACAAATGAGGTCGAAGAAGTAAACAGTGAAGCAGTGCTTCACGTGTAAGGTGGAAACATAAAAAGCAAGGCCTGTTATAAGCAACGCCCTCGCCTCAATAACAGCGGGTGTTTGCTTATACACGGCCTTGCTTTTTTAGTGAAGAGACAAAAATGTAGATCGCCCTTCCTCATTCCTCGATCCTAATATGTAGAAGAAATCTCGCCGCTAGAAAATGCGACAAATGCAACCAGTAGGAGCAAAATGATAATTGCATAAATCGCCGTGCCAATGATGCCACAGACAAGACCAGCAATCGCGAGTCCTCTTCCCTGTTCCATGCGAAGCTTGATTTCTTTAAGAGAAATAGATGCAAATACGATAGCAACAATCCCTATCAGAAATCCCAAGTATGGAATCATCACTGACAAAATCCCCAAGACAAGAGCTGCGATAGACTTGCTATTGGTTTTTGGTACTACATAAGGTGGTGGCGGAAGCGGATCGCTATAATAACGGTCCACATCATTGTGACGTTGATCCAAAGGTAAATCCTCCCTGTTTATTAAGTAGTCTTATTATACTTGATTAACTGGGAAAATATGTCCCATTATTTGTAAATATTCCGATTTTATTAAATATATTTACTTTTTTGTCCGGAAACACGGAGCACCTAAGAGCACAGGAAATATGATATTCTATTTTAAGGATAAGGAGGTTTATTATGTATAAATTCGCATCTTTACTATTGTCACTTACTTTTCTGATGACGGGTTGCAGTGAAACGGATAAATCGGTCGAAGCTTTGAAGTCGGTAGAGCTTCATGAGGAAAATATCCATACTATCAAGGAACTACGTGAAGAAAACGCTCATCTTCAGGAACAGATCGTTCAACTTCAAGAGAACGTACATAGCGAGGAGCTCAGAAACAATTTAAGAGAAACTCTAAACATGACGTTTAAGCTGATCGCTGCTATGGAGGCTGGAGATATTGCGTATATTGAGTCCGTATCTTCACCCAATGTAGATATATCCAAAAATAGCAATACCATGATTATTCATAATGCAGGCCACTCCTATGAAGTCAATTTCCTTAAAGGTATACAGTGGGATGAATTCGAATTCAGAGGTTATAACCAAAAGGATCCGGACCACTTCATGCTGTTCATAGCCAAATACATCACGACAAAGGGTTCGGAAGGAAATACCGCATATGAGTTCTCTTTTGTTCGTTCCCCAGAAGGAAATTGGCTATTTGACGGCTACATCTCATGAATGAAACTTAGTCAAAAAAAAGTGATGCTACATTTGAATGTAACATCACTTTTTTTAAATATATCTATGTTTGCTTACCCTTCCACTTCCACTCGCTGCAAAAACGTGCGCGTGCGCTCCAGCTTGGCATTGCCAAAGATCTGCTCCGGCGGTCCCGCCTCGGCGATTTCGCCGTTGTCCATGAAGAAAACGCGATCCGCGACATCGCGGGCAAAGCTCATCTCATGGGTGACGATCATCATCGTCATATTCTCTTGCGCCAGTTGCTTGATGACCCGCAGTACTTCCCCCGTCAGCTCGGGATCAAGTGCCGAGGTCGGCTCGTCGAACAGCAGAATGTCGGGCTGCATCATCAGTGCGCGCGCAATCGCTACGCGCTGTTTCTGTCCACCGGACAGATTGGCGGGATAAGCATCCGCCTTGTCGGACAGCCCTACTTTACCGAGCAATTCAAGACTTCGCTGCCGGATGATTGCTGAGCTTTCTTTTTTCAACGTCTTCGGTGCCAATTCCAGATTCGCCTGTACCGTCAGATGCGGAAACAGGTTGAAATGCTGAAAGACCATGCCCATGCGATCCGTAATCTTCCGAATATCCGCGGCACCTGCATACGAACCGTTCTCAGCCAGCGCCTGGCCTTGAATGCGAATGGTTCCTCCCGAAATATCCTCAAGATGAATCAGGCTGCGTAACATCGTACTTTTACCTGAACCGGAAGGCCCGATTACGGCAATAACCTCACCTGGCTCCACGTTGAACGATACCTGCTTCAGCACATCAAGTGTACCGAATGATTTTCTTAATTGATTCACTTCTATAATATGTGTCATATGCAGACAGTCCTTTAATTGATGAGATTGGATAACTTCATAAACTTCTGTTCCGTACGCGTTTACTCAAATGTATAACGTTTCTCCAGTGCCTTGAAGAACAAGGTGAGTACCATGGTCATCAGCAAATACATAATAGCTGCAATCAGGAATGGTGTCAGACGGAAATCCCGGTTTACTGCGGCCTGTGCGTAATGCAGCAGCTCAGGTACAGCAACAGCATACAGCAATGCCGTATCTTTAATAAGGCTTATGGATTCATTTGCAGTAGCAGGTAATGCTACCCGAAACATCTGCGGGATGATGACTTTCGTCATCGTCTGCCATTTGCTTAGACCCAGTACCTGTGCAGCTTCATGTTGTCCTTTATCAATCGAGAGCAATCCACCTCTGAAAATCTCGGCAAAGTACGCACCATAATTCAAAATAAAGGCCAGTGCTGCCGCCGTAAAGCGGTCAAATACAAGATACTCCCCTACGCCTGGAAGCAGCGGCAGACCGAAGCAGAAGAACAACAGCTGCAACATCAGCGGCGTTCCCCGCATCACATATACGTACGTATGAGCGATCCATGCCAACGGCTTGAATCGGCTTTTCATCAATAAAGTTACTCCAAATCCAAGTGGTACAGACACTATAATGGCCAGCAAAAATAAAAAGATCGTGGTCTGTGCCCCTTCAAGCATGGGCTTCATGACGCCCCATAAATACTCCCAGCTCATCGCAATCGGCTCCTCTAATCTGTTAACCCCGCATTCCGCAGGAGAATTGCTCCTTTTTGGAATCCGGGGTCATGTTGTTTACTACATATGTCAGGCAAGTGGCCTGATCCTATTTCAAAACTTCATCTTCACCAAACCATTTGGTGGAAATCTCGGCTGCTGTACCATCGGCATTCAGCTCATCCAACGCTTTTTGCAGCTGATTCAGCAGTTCTTCATTGCCTTTTTTCACACCAATGCCGTATTGTTCCGGAGCAAGGGATTCATCCAGCAGTTTGAACGTTCCCTCTTCCTTGGACATGTAATATCTCGCGACCACTTCGTCGATGATGACAGCATCCAAACGTTTCGTCTTGAGATCGGTAAGGGCCAGTACGTTGTCCGGGAATTCGGAAGCATTCACTTTATCCTTCAGAGGACTTGCCGCGAGTGCATCTGCCGCAGAGGACAAGGCCTGCAATCCTACATTTTTGCCATCCAGTTCATCCAACTTCGTAATCGGTGAGTCCGCGAGTGTGACTGCAACCTGGCTGTTCTCCAGATACGGCTTCGTGAACAGCACTTTATCTTTCCGCTCATCCGTAATCGTGTACCCGTTCCAGATCAGGTCGATGCGGCCGCTGTTCAGCTCCGATTCTTTGGAAGACCAATCAATGGGCTGGAACGTAATTTCTTTACCCATTTTCTCCGCTGCCGCTCTGGCATAATCGATATCAAAACCAACAATTTCATTCTTGTCATCCCGGAAGCCCATTGGAGCAAATTTATCATCTATCCCCACAATAATGGCATTATTATCTTTGCTTCCCGAGCTGGAACAACCCGCAACAACAATCATGCATATGCTGATCAATAATAGAAATATCGCTTGTTTTCTCATCTCTCTAACCCCTCCATGTCTATAACCAAAACCCAAACGCTTTAGTTCGTTACCACGTTATCAGAGTATTATAATAACATAGCATAGGAGAAGAGTCGAGCCTCTTACCTTTTCCTTATCTTTGAACCCACTTAATTGTCAACAATTTGTGAAAAAGCTGCTTTCACTTGCATGGAATCTACCAGCTTCTTACGTACTGTTGAATCCCACTCCCCCGGTTCCTGGAGGGTCTTCAATTCCGTTCCAGCTTATGACAGCGAGCAACATTCTTCTCTTGCTTTTCGTCTGGAAGATATTAGGGAGGTGAATAAAATAAAAGTATTCATTACTATGAGAACGAAAATTTCATTCTTGTTCCTTACAACTTTACTAATATTATCCGGCTGTAATTCTACTCCAAGTAACAGTACTAACGGAACTGCCTCACCCCCAGCGACAAATGCAAAGGAAGCCGAGATAGGATCAAAACAGGTTCAAGAATCGGAGCCCAACTTACCTAAGAAATTGCCTACGCCAACTATTCAGAGCGAAAGCGGCACCTCTATTCCAGCTGTACAGGGCAGTTATTGCTGGAGTGGCACCTGTGCTGATTATGTGGGAGGTAAGGACTTGCTTAAAGGACATACACCTATGTCCGCTCTGGTTGGTGAAAAAGTATCCATAGATATGGGCATAGATATCCCACCTGATGAATTAGATTTGTTTGAATATGTGGATGAGAAAATCAAGCCTCTCGCTTTAACGAAGGAGTCATTCCATCTACCGCAAGAACCAGGAACCCACTACTACGGTGCATCTGTCCGCTGGACTTCAAGTCAAGATTCACAGATCAGCTACGGAAGTACTTCTTTTGCGTTTGTAGTTCGTGTTGTTGAGAAAAAATAAAAACAAACAGGGCCCCTCCACTGCAGAGGGCCCTATTTAATCTGTTTAATCTTTTTTTATTCTTTATTTCTTAGTCGTTATTTCTTAATTCTCAAATTCTTAAATCTTAATTCTCAAATCTTAAATCTTAAATTACAGTTTAGACTTCATTTTTGTACATCCTGCCTCTATCTATTGCTGCACTTTCTCGCGATCTTTCCCTTTATCCGA
Above is a window of Paenibacillus sp. E222 DNA encoding:
- a CDS encoding amino acid ABC transporter permease, producing the protein MSWEYLWGVMKPMLEGAQTTIFLFLLAIIVSVPLGFGVTLLMKSRFKPLAWIAHTYVYVMRGTPLMLQLLFFCFGLPLLPGVGEYLVFDRFTAAALAFILNYGAYFAEIFRGGLLSIDKGQHEAAQVLGLSKWQTMTKVIIPQMFRVALPATANESISLIKDTALLYAVAVPELLHYAQAAVNRDFRLTPFLIAAIMYLLMTMVLTLFFKALEKRYTFE
- a CDS encoding YhgE/Pip domain-containing protein produces the protein MKSFTVFGQDLKSAFKKPKVFIPILVVLFIPVLYSGLFLNAFWDPYGKINELPVAVVNTDQGATYNDKSLEVGQNLVDELKKSDDFKWQFVTREEAEKGMEDNTYYMTIVIPEDFSKKATTLMDDHPQPAELIYEPNEGYNFLAGQIGGTAVKQIKSKVSAKVTESYTETLLDQVEKISNGLADAGDGAGQINEGAVKLDEGASKLKENLSKLADGTNKLETGIPPLKEGTNTLAQGIGELHTGASSLSNGLSQLAAAGTKLGDGAAQAEAGGKKLQAGIQSTKEGAAKLDAGLAATEEGSAKLTAGLQTSVGGSGKVSEGAKAVAQGLAQLAEASPELAANPAVQQLLAASQAVAAGSEQVYQGGQQLLEGSQNLQAAQHQLHQGSSQLVQGEQQLLEGATQLSAGQVQLATGLQQFNSKLSEAAAGGAKLSEGSSQLNAGAGKLVDGLNQLSDGITTIADGSRKLDNGAGDLKEGTTKLTDGSGELATKLNDAADQTGSVKKTDELVTMYAEPVQVDEHKHNEVPNYGTGFSPYFLSLGLFVGALIATLVVPTRSSSVTDASGWNRFVSRTLAFTIMSAVQSLLASWLVLSGLGLEVQSVPLFLLFSFVTSLTFMYIIQALVTWLENPGRFLAILMLIFQLTTSAGTFPLELIPNWLKGFNPWLPMTYSVTGYKAVISSGQFGVAWDQIGILCIFAVIGLAATFAYFMMHRTNEVEEVNSEAVLHV
- a CDS encoding amino acid ABC transporter substrate-binding protein; its protein translation is MRKQAIFLLLISICMIVVAGCSSSGSKDNNAIIVGIDDKFAPMGFRDDKNEIVGFDIDYARAAAEKMGKEITFQPIDWSSKESELNSGRIDLIWNGYTITDERKDKVLFTKPYLENSQVAVTLADSPITKLDELDGKNVGLQALSSAADALAASPLKDKVNASEFPDNVLALTDLKTKRLDAVIIDEVVARYYMSKEEGTFKLLDESLAPEQYGIGVKKGNEELLNQLQKALDELNADGTAAEISTKWFGEDEVLK
- a CDS encoding DUF4190 domain-containing protein; amino-acid sequence: MDQRHNDVDRYYSDPLPPPPYVVPKTNSKSIAALVLGILSVMIPYLGFLIGIVAIVFASISLKEIKLRMEQGRGLAIAGLVCGIIGTAIYAIIILLLLVAFVAFSSGEISSTY
- a CDS encoding amino acid ABC transporter ATP-binding protein, with the translated sequence MTHIIEVNQLRKSFGTLDVLKQVSFNVEPGEVIAVIGPSGSGKSTMLRSLIHLEDISGGTIRIQGQALAENGSYAGAADIRKITDRMGMVFQHFNLFPHLTVQANLELAPKTLKKESSAIIRQRSLELLGKVGLSDKADAYPANLSGGQKQRVAIARALMMQPDILLFDEPTSALDPELTGEVLRVIKQLAQENMTMMIVTHEMSFARDVADRVFFMDNGEIAEAGPPEQIFGNAKLERTRTFLQRVEVEG